From Streptomyces cyaneogriseus subsp. noncyanogenus, the proteins below share one genomic window:
- a CDS encoding serine/threonine-protein kinase: MRPVGSKYLLEEPLGRGATGTVWRARQRETAGAEAAVPGQPGETVAIKVLKEELANDADVVMRFLRERSVLLRLTHPNIVRVRDLVVEGDLLALVMDLVDGPDLHRHLRENGPFTPVAAALLTAQIADALAASHADGVVHRDLKPANVLLKQDGDLLHPMLTDFGIARLADSPGLTRTHEFVGTPAYVAPESAEGRPQTSAVDIYGAGILLYELVTGRPPFSGGSALEVLHQHLSAEPRRPSTVPDPLWTVIERCLRKNPDERPSAENLARALRVVAEGVGVHANAARIAAAENVGALLAPDPAPAPVPGTPGAPGDADPTQVLPHSADGAYDPNAATSVLPHTGGPGSDADPTAVLPQRGAADPTAVMPPVPPGQAGGPGQGGQPGQPDEPHPWQNQLRAARDRNEQTQIQYLDPGEDPLRRRPQRQVARPQQPPQPQQPPGPAQQRPRQGYGRPQPYVTPQPPQPQPQRPPQPQPQRYAPPPAPEPRRPAREPRPPRRSANPMRIPGLGCLKGCLFTLVVLFVAGWLVWELSPLQEWIGTGKSYWQQISDWAGDVTGWIQDLGGGSDGGGTGTGTG; encoded by the coding sequence GTGCGGCCGGTAGGCAGCAAGTACCTCCTCGAGGAGCCGCTCGGTCGCGGCGCCACGGGGACCGTCTGGCGAGCCCGCCAGAGGGAGACCGCGGGCGCCGAGGCGGCCGTGCCCGGACAGCCCGGCGAGACGGTCGCGATCAAGGTCCTCAAGGAGGAGCTGGCCAACGACGCCGACGTCGTGATGCGCTTCCTGCGGGAGCGGTCCGTGCTGCTCAGGCTGACCCATCCCAACATCGTCCGGGTCCGCGACCTGGTCGTCGAGGGCGACCTGCTGGCACTGGTCATGGACCTCGTCGACGGTCCCGACCTCCACCGCCACCTGCGCGAGAACGGCCCCTTCACCCCGGTCGCCGCCGCGCTGCTCACCGCGCAGATCGCCGACGCGCTCGCCGCCAGCCACGCCGACGGCGTCGTCCACCGCGACCTGAAACCGGCGAACGTGCTGCTGAAGCAGGACGGCGACCTGCTGCACCCGATGCTGACCGACTTCGGCATCGCCCGCCTGGCCGACTCGCCCGGCCTGACCCGCACCCACGAGTTCGTCGGCACGCCGGCGTACGTCGCGCCGGAGTCCGCCGAGGGCCGCCCGCAGACCTCCGCCGTCGACATCTACGGCGCCGGCATCCTCCTGTACGAGCTGGTCACCGGCCGTCCGCCGTTCTCCGGCGGCTCCGCCCTGGAGGTCCTGCACCAGCATCTGAGCGCCGAGCCGCGCCGCCCCTCCACGGTCCCGGACCCGCTGTGGACGGTGATCGAGCGCTGCCTGCGCAAGAACCCGGACGAGCGGCCCAGCGCCGAGAACCTCGCGCGCGCCCTGCGCGTCGTCGCCGAGGGTGTCGGCGTCCACGCGAACGCGGCGCGGATCGCCGCCGCCGAGAACGTGGGCGCGCTGCTGGCGCCCGACCCGGCGCCCGCCCCCGTGCCCGGCACGCCCGGCGCCCCCGGCGACGCCGACCCGACGCAGGTCCTGCCGCACAGCGCCGACGGCGCGTACGACCCGAACGCCGCCACCAGCGTCCTGCCGCACACCGGCGGACCCGGGAGCGACGCCGACCCCACCGCCGTCCTGCCCCAGCGCGGCGCGGCCGACCCGACGGCCGTCATGCCGCCGGTGCCCCCGGGGCAGGCGGGCGGACCCGGACAGGGCGGGCAGCCCGGGCAGCCGGACGAGCCGCACCCGTGGCAGAACCAGCTGCGCGCCGCCCGCGACCGCAACGAGCAGACCCAGATCCAGTACCTGGACCCCGGCGAGGACCCGCTGCGGCGCCGCCCCCAGCGCCAGGTCGCCCGGCCGCAGCAGCCGCCGCAGCCGCAGCAGCCGCCGGGCCCCGCGCAGCAGCGGCCCCGGCAGGGTTACGGCCGGCCGCAGCCGTACGTGACGCCGCAGCCGCCGCAGCCCCAGCCCCAGCGACCGCCGCAGCCCCAGCCGCAGCGGTACGCCCCGCCGCCCGCGCCGGAGCCCCGGCGGCCCGCGCGGGAGCCCCGGCCGCCGCGGCGCAGCGCCAACCCGATGCGGATCCCCGGGCTCGGCTGCCTGAAGGGATGCCTGTTCACGCTGGTCGTCCTGTTCGTGGCCGGCTGGCTGGTCTGGGAGCTGAGCCCGTTGCAGGAGTGGATCGGCACC
- a CDS encoding FtsK/SpoIIIE domain-containing protein — MQIRLTVVDPLGPSPTARGSAARCDVLVTAPAGTALAAVASALASAVPGGDGSGAPVLYAGAQRLDAQRCTLGEPPLIDGAVLHVGAPGDPEPHPEAPDAPTQLHVVAGPDAGGVHLLHGGQIHIGRSGDADVALDDPDVSRMHCAVTVGADGRVTVADLGSTNGTALDGAPVGDRPVRFAPGALLRIGESALRLVPAARGAGARVGTTPDGEGHVRLSRSRGGADGQGGPDGGAYGGSGGASPGALIPHARAGDGPGTPAGGPAGPAGRTHHAYGPAGHADGAAGRSAPAPAGGPLVPGQAAAPRIEHSGTGPAAGGHPAPGSGTAAEAARGAARPAAPGPEDPYAGRSGAPSPGAPAAAADGAAADGAAADGANRKGTPLRGTEVPPGVRRRGGLAAWARRLAGGRGDTGGTGQEPYGEGPAGAAVASAAPFPAPETWPDPAALLLTALAPGPRLWERGPGHPEALAVRLGTADRAAPDGSGLLPAVPVTAGLREVGSLGLAGPRARLTGLARAVLAQLAALHSPDLLEIVLISADRARPLEERAAEWSWLGWLPHVRPGHGQDCRLLLAHDHEQAAARTQELLRRLEDHLTDPGRPGGGAAPAPATAPAPVIPAQPTAASLGGPAAAGAPAGRDRDAARRPAWVRADDGTPAPAGTGGTGGLGAAEGAGPAIWTRGPAAAPVPGGTGAPGGADPTAWTGGTLSASGHPRATGAPSPAAGADPTAWTSGTLTTPGHAQATGDPVPSSGFPGPYTVVVVDGDPRDADVRDALARLALEGPRAGIHLMCLAETPAASPASPVAETYEAACAVSPVFRACGAVALLSGDVATALRLLRVARAGGAPAGPVGHGTVATVDAVSPAWAERFARALAPLRPGGADGGGDARQARVSAPLPRSARLLDELGLARATPASLMARWAAAADDPAALGGRAHAVLGVGPRGPVGVDLAAEGPHLLVEGPPGSGRTELLRALVASLASAERPDRLGIVLIDGRDSAGAAGGGAGEGLRVCTDVPHVTTHLSANDPVRMREFAQSLSAELKRRAELLGRSEFAEWHTHREVSGRMVAQRTGPGAPEAAGAGDLDAPPSATLRLRPGAARRRAEPAPPPLPRLVVVVDDLDALVAPALGSPGRPAAGSVMRALEAVARDGERLGVHLVAATGPGGRTAQSEPARRAALRVTLDAPVPGPEEPAPGRGRLARPDGRTVPFQGGRVTGRIPRTATLRPTVVPLEWHRMGDPPARRPVRELGNGPTDLALLASALERAAREVSAAAVAPLV, encoded by the coding sequence ATGCAGATCCGGCTGACCGTCGTAGACCCGCTGGGCCCGTCCCCGACGGCGCGGGGCAGCGCCGCGAGGTGCGACGTGCTGGTGACGGCGCCCGCCGGCACGGCCCTGGCCGCGGTCGCGTCGGCGCTGGCCTCGGCGGTCCCCGGCGGTGACGGCTCCGGCGCCCCCGTGCTGTACGCCGGGGCGCAGCGACTGGACGCGCAGCGCTGCACGCTGGGCGAGCCCCCGCTGATCGACGGGGCCGTGCTCCACGTGGGTGCCCCGGGCGATCCCGAGCCCCACCCCGAGGCGCCCGACGCCCCCACCCAGCTCCACGTGGTCGCCGGCCCCGACGCGGGCGGCGTCCACCTGCTGCACGGCGGCCAGATCCACATCGGCCGCTCCGGGGACGCCGACGTCGCGCTCGACGACCCCGACGTCTCCCGGATGCACTGCGCGGTGACCGTCGGCGCCGACGGCCGGGTCACCGTCGCCGACCTCGGCTCCACCAACGGCACGGCCCTGGACGGCGCCCCCGTGGGCGACCGCCCGGTCCGGTTCGCGCCGGGCGCCCTGCTGCGGATCGGGGAGTCGGCGCTGCGGCTGGTCCCGGCGGCGCGGGGCGCAGGGGCGCGGGTCGGGACGACGCCGGACGGGGAGGGCCATGTGCGGCTGTCCCGGAGCCGAGGCGGCGCAGACGGCCAGGGCGGCCCGGACGGCGGGGCGTACGGAGGCTCCGGCGGGGCGTCCCCCGGCGCACTGATCCCCCACGCGCGCGCGGGGGACGGGCCGGGCACTCCCGCCGGGGGCCCGGCGGGTCCCGCCGGGCGCACCCACCACGCCTACGGCCCGGCCGGTCACGCCGACGGCGCGGCGGGCCGATCCGCGCCCGCCCCGGCCGGCGGGCCGCTGGTCCCCGGCCAGGCCGCGGCACCGCGGATCGAACACTCCGGCACGGGCCCGGCGGCGGGCGGGCACCCGGCCCCCGGCTCCGGTACGGCGGCCGAGGCGGCCCGCGGGGCCGCCCGGCCCGCGGCTCCCGGGCCGGAGGACCCGTACGCGGGGCGGTCCGGCGCCCCCTCCCCCGGCGCGCCCGCCGCGGCGGCGGACGGCGCGGCGGCGGACGGCGCGGCGGCGGACGGCGCCAACCGCAAGGGCACACCGCTGCGCGGGACCGAGGTGCCGCCGGGTGTCCGGCGGCGCGGCGGCCTCGCGGCCTGGGCGCGCCGGCTGGCCGGGGGCCGCGGCGACACCGGCGGCACCGGGCAGGAGCCGTACGGCGAGGGACCGGCCGGGGCGGCGGTGGCCTCGGCGGCCCCCTTCCCGGCGCCGGAGACCTGGCCGGACCCGGCCGCGCTGCTGCTGACGGCGCTGGCGCCGGGGCCTCGGCTGTGGGAGCGCGGGCCGGGGCATCCCGAGGCGCTCGCCGTGCGGCTCGGCACGGCCGACCGGGCGGCGCCCGACGGCTCCGGGCTGCTGCCCGCCGTGCCGGTGACCGCCGGGCTGCGCGAGGTCGGGTCGCTGGGGCTGGCCGGCCCCCGCGCGCGGCTCACCGGGCTGGCCCGCGCGGTCCTGGCCCAGCTCGCCGCGCTGCACTCCCCCGACCTGCTGGAGATCGTCCTGATCAGCGCCGACCGCGCCCGCCCCCTGGAGGAGCGCGCCGCGGAGTGGTCCTGGCTGGGCTGGCTGCCCCATGTGCGCCCGGGCCACGGCCAGGACTGCCGGCTGCTGCTCGCGCACGACCACGAGCAGGCCGCGGCCCGTACCCAGGAGCTGCTGCGGCGCCTGGAGGACCACCTCACGGACCCGGGACGGCCCGGCGGCGGCGCCGCACCGGCACCGGCGACCGCGCCGGCCCCCGTCATCCCGGCCCAGCCGACCGCCGCCTCCCTCGGCGGCCCCGCGGCGGCCGGCGCACCCGCCGGCCGGGACCGGGACGCCGCCCGGCGCCCCGCGTGGGTCCGCGCGGACGACGGGACCCCGGCGCCCGCCGGGACCGGGGGCACCGGCGGCCTCGGCGCCGCCGAGGGAGCCGGCCCGGCGATCTGGACCCGCGGCCCGGCGGCGGCCCCCGTGCCCGGCGGCACCGGCGCGCCCGGCGGAGCGGACCCGACCGCCTGGACCGGCGGAACGCTCAGCGCCTCCGGACACCCCCGCGCGACCGGCGCCCCCAGCCCGGCCGCCGGGGCCGACCCGACCGCCTGGACCAGCGGAACGCTCACCACCCCCGGCCACGCCCAGGCGACCGGCGACCCCGTCCCCTCCTCCGGCTTCCCCGGCCCGTACACGGTGGTCGTCGTGGACGGGGACCCGCGGGACGCCGACGTGCGCGACGCGCTGGCGCGGCTGGCGCTGGAGGGACCGCGGGCCGGCATCCACCTGATGTGCCTGGCCGAGACTCCCGCAGCCTCCCCGGCGTCCCCGGTGGCGGAGACGTACGAAGCCGCCTGCGCGGTCTCGCCGGTGTTCCGCGCGTGCGGGGCGGTGGCGCTGCTCAGCGGCGACGTGGCCACGGCCCTGCGGCTGCTGCGCGTCGCCCGCGCGGGCGGGGCCCCGGCCGGTCCGGTCGGCCACGGCACCGTCGCCACCGTGGACGCCGTCTCCCCGGCCTGGGCCGAGCGGTTCGCGCGGGCGCTCGCGCCGCTGCGGCCGGGCGGTGCCGACGGCGGCGGTGACGCGCGGCAGGCGCGCGTGTCCGCGCCGCTGCCCCGGTCCGCGCGGCTCCTGGACGAGCTCGGGCTGGCCCGTGCCACCCCGGCGTCGCTGATGGCGCGGTGGGCCGCCGCGGCCGACGACCCGGCGGCGCTCGGCGGGCGGGCACACGCCGTGCTGGGCGTCGGGCCGCGCGGCCCGGTCGGCGTGGACCTCGCCGCCGAGGGGCCCCACCTGCTGGTCGAGGGCCCGCCGGGCAGCGGCCGTACGGAACTGCTGCGGGCCCTGGTCGCCTCGCTGGCCTCCGCCGAGCGGCCCGACCGCCTCGGCATCGTCCTGATCGACGGCCGGGACAGCGCCGGTGCCGCGGGCGGCGGCGCCGGCGAGGGGTTGCGGGTCTGTACGGACGTGCCGCACGTCACCACCCATCTGAGCGCCAACGACCCGGTGCGGATGCGGGAGTTCGCCCAGTCGCTGAGCGCGGAGCTCAAGCGGCGCGCGGAACTGCTGGGGCGGTCCGAGTTCGCCGAGTGGCACACCCACCGGGAGGTGTCGGGCCGCATGGTCGCGCAGCGCACGGGGCCGGGCGCCCCGGAGGCGGCCGGCGCCGGGGACCTGGACGCCCCGCCCAGCGCCACCCTGCGGCTGCGCCCCGGAGCGGCCCGGCGGCGCGCGGAGCCCGCGCCGCCGCCGCTGCCCCGGCTGGTGGTGGTCGTGGACGACCTGGACGCCCTGGTCGCGCCCGCGCTCGGCTCGCCGGGGCGGCCCGCGGCCGGTTCGGTGATGCGGGCGCTGGAGGCCGTCGCGCGGGACGGCGAGCGGCTCGGCGTGCACCTGGTGGCGGCCACGGGCCCCGGCGGCCGTACGGCGCAGTCGGAACCGGCCCGCCGGGCTGCCCTGCGGGTGACGCTGGACGCCCCCGTGCCGGGACCGGAGGAACCGGCGCCGGGGCGCGGGCGGCTGGCCCGCCCCGACGGGCGGACCGTGCCCTTCCAGGGCGGCCGGGTGACGGGCCGCATCCCGCGGACGGCGACCCTGCGCCCCACCGTCGTACCGCTGGAGTGGCACCGCATGGGCGACCCGCCCGCCCGCCGCCCCGTGCGGGAGCTGGGCAACGGCCCGACGGATCTGGCCCTGCTGGCCAGTGCCCTGGAGCGGGCGGCGCGGGAGGTCTCGGCGGCGGCGGTGGCGCCCCTGGTGTGA
- a CDS encoding ABC transporter substrate-binding protein gives MRTTSRTIGTRRTAGKTTRAVTALAAGALAFSLTACGGGDDGDKDKEDGPSGGTEAAPSVTLPKLDGASLEVAAVWTGTEQANFKKVLAEFEKRTGAKVTFVPAQDPIINFLGSKIAGGQPPDVAMLPQPGAIKQAVDKGWAKPLGAEAVKELGENYSRGWQDIGKVGGKQYGVYYKAANKSLIWYNAQVFENAGASEPTTWDELLTTARTVYDSGVTPFSIGGADGWTLTDWFENVYLSQAGPEKYDRLAKHEIKWTDPSVKEALTTLAEIWGEKDYLAGGARGALQTEFPGSVTQTFTGGDQPKAGMVYEGDFVQVNIGETEAEVGTDAKVFPFPAVGDTAPVVSGGDAAVVLKDSKAAQALATFLASPDAATIQAKLGGYLSPNKNVKASAYPNDVQRKIAEALVAAGDDFRFDMSDQAPQAFGGTPGKGEWKVLQDFLKNPKDVAGAQRKLEAEAAAAYGG, from the coding sequence ATGCGCACCACGAGCCGCACCATCGGGACACGCAGGACCGCCGGGAAGACCACCAGAGCCGTGACCGCCCTCGCCGCGGGGGCGCTCGCGTTCTCGCTGACCGCCTGCGGGGGCGGTGACGACGGCGACAAGGACAAGGAGGACGGGCCGAGCGGCGGGACCGAGGCGGCCCCCTCGGTCACCCTGCCGAAGCTGGACGGGGCGTCCCTGGAGGTCGCCGCCGTCTGGACCGGTACCGAACAGGCCAACTTCAAGAAGGTCCTCGCGGAGTTCGAGAAGCGCACGGGCGCGAAGGTGACCTTCGTGCCCGCCCAGGACCCGATCATCAACTTCCTCGGCTCCAAGATCGCGGGCGGCCAGCCGCCGGACGTCGCGATGCTGCCGCAGCCCGGTGCCATCAAGCAGGCCGTCGACAAGGGCTGGGCCAAGCCGCTGGGCGCGGAGGCGGTCAAGGAGCTCGGCGAGAACTACTCGCGGGGCTGGCAGGACATCGGCAAGGTCGGCGGCAAGCAGTACGGGGTGTACTACAAGGCCGCCAACAAGTCCCTGATCTGGTACAACGCGCAGGTGTTCGAGAACGCGGGCGCGAGCGAGCCCACGACCTGGGACGAGCTGCTGACCACGGCCCGGACGGTCTACGACTCCGGCGTCACCCCGTTCTCGATCGGCGGCGCCGACGGCTGGACCCTCACCGACTGGTTCGAGAACGTCTATCTCTCGCAGGCGGGCCCGGAGAAGTACGACCGGTTGGCCAAGCACGAGATCAAGTGGACGGACCCCTCGGTGAAGGAGGCGCTGACCACCCTCGCGGAGATCTGGGGCGAGAAGGACTACCTCGCGGGCGGCGCGCGCGGCGCGCTCCAGACGGAGTTCCCGGGCTCGGTGACCCAGACCTTCACCGGCGGTGACCAGCCCAAGGCGGGCATGGTCTACGAGGGCGACTTCGTGCAGGTCAACATCGGGGAGACGGAAGCCGAGGTCGGCACGGACGCGAAGGTGTTCCCGTTCCCGGCCGTCGGTGACACCGCGCCGGTGGTCTCCGGCGGTGACGCGGCCGTCGTCCTGAAGGACTCCAAGGCGGCGCAGGCCCTGGCCACCTTCCTGGCCTCGCCGGACGCGGCGACGATCCAGGCGAAGCTCGGCGGCTACCTGTCCCCGAACAAGAATGTGAAGGCGTCGGCCTACCCGAACGACGTGCAGCGCAAGATCGCCGAGGCGCTCGTCGCGGCCGGTGACGACTTCCGCTTCGACATGTCGGACCAGGCCCCGCAGGCTTTCGGCGGCACGCCCGGCAAGGGCGAGTGGAAGGTGCTCCAGGACTTCCTGAAGAACCCGAAGGACGTCGCGGGCGCCCAGCGCAAGCTGGAGGCCGAGGCGGCCGCCGCGTACGGAGGCTGA
- a CDS encoding carbohydrate ABC transporter permease, protein MPPASAAGAPPVPAAPTSHKSVTGTRKTVAALFLLPALVLLGALVVYPIGYSVVRSFYDQSGDGFAGVDNYRALFTDDGIRTALKNNIVWVVFAPAVSTALGLIFAVLTERVRWGTAFKLVVFMPMAISMLAAGIIFRLVYDQDPDKGVANAVWVGVHDTFAQSSAFPKAHPGRESPLEAAGGGAFVTREPVRAGEPVTLPLVGVAPDVMPDDAERAAAPVAEPGKVTGTTWQDFTRGKGVGTPGGVDASELGYAGMRIEAVKDGRVVASTTAADDGTFTLPAAADGAVLRLPADNFKEPYNGLEWLGPSLVTPAIIGAYVWMWAGFAMVLIAAGLASVPRELLEAARVDGAGEWQVFRRVTVPLLAPVLAVVAVTLMINVLKVFDLVFIIAPGSSQDDANVLALELYRKGFAADQPGIASAIAVFLLLLVIPVMWFNIRRLRREVRR, encoded by the coding sequence ATGCCGCCGGCCAGCGCGGCAGGGGCCCCGCCGGTCCCTGCCGCCCCCACGTCGCACAAGAGCGTGACGGGCACCCGCAAGACGGTGGCGGCGCTGTTCCTGCTGCCCGCCCTGGTGCTGCTCGGCGCGCTCGTGGTCTACCCGATCGGGTACTCCGTCGTCCGCAGCTTCTACGACCAGTCCGGCGACGGCTTCGCCGGAGTCGACAACTACCGGGCCCTGTTCACCGACGACGGCATCCGCACCGCCCTGAAGAACAACATCGTCTGGGTGGTCTTCGCACCGGCGGTCTCCACCGCGCTCGGCCTGATCTTCGCGGTGCTGACCGAGCGGGTGCGCTGGGGCACGGCGTTCAAGCTCGTCGTCTTCATGCCGATGGCCATCTCGATGCTGGCGGCCGGCATCATCTTCCGCCTGGTGTACGACCAGGACCCGGACAAGGGCGTCGCCAACGCGGTCTGGGTCGGTGTGCACGACACCTTCGCGCAGTCCTCGGCGTTCCCGAAGGCGCACCCGGGCCGCGAGTCGCCGCTCGAGGCCGCCGGCGGGGGCGCGTTCGTCACCAGGGAGCCGGTCCGCGCCGGTGAGCCCGTCACGCTGCCGCTGGTCGGCGTGGCGCCCGACGTGATGCCCGACGACGCCGAGCGGGCGGCGGCGCCCGTGGCCGAGCCGGGGAAGGTCACCGGCACCACCTGGCAGGACTTCACCCGCGGCAAGGGCGTCGGCACGCCGGGCGGCGTCGACGCCTCCGAGCTGGGCTACGCCGGGATGCGGATCGAGGCCGTCAAGGACGGCCGGGTCGTCGCCTCCACGACGGCCGCGGACGACGGCACCTTCACCCTGCCCGCCGCGGCCGACGGGGCGGTGCTGCGGCTGCCCGCCGACAACTTCAAGGAGCCGTACAACGGCCTGGAGTGGCTCGGTCCGTCGCTGGTCACCCCGGCGATCATCGGGGCGTACGTGTGGATGTGGGCGGGCTTCGCCATGGTCCTGATCGCGGCCGGCCTGGCGAGCGTCCCCCGGGAGCTGCTGGAGGCGGCCCGGGTCGACGGTGCGGGCGAGTGGCAGGTCTTCCGCAGGGTCACCGTGCCGCTGCTCGCCCCGGTCCTCGCGGTGGTCGCCGTCACCTTGATGATCAACGTGCTGAAGGTGTTCGACCTGGTGTTCATCATCGCCCCCGGTTCCTCCCAGGACGACGCCAACGTGCTCGCCCTGGAGCTGTACCGCAAGGGCTTCGCGGCGGACCAGCCGGGCATCGCCAGCGCGATCGCGGTGTTCCTGCTGCTGCTCGTCATCCCGGTGATGTGGTTCAACATCCGTCGGCTCAGGCGGGAGGTGCGGCGATGA
- a CDS encoding carbohydrate ABC transporter permease, with protein MTARSEAVAKAAVPSAAVPARRSSLGARLAQGVSGGLVRVFLVVVGLFWLVPTFGLLLSSLRTPRDMAASGWWEVFTEPAQLTFASYEQLLENGDITGSLVNTVLITVPATVLVVVIGSLAGYAFAWMEFPGRDWWFLAVVGLLVVPVQVALIPIAELFGEIGLFGSIIGVILFHVGFGLPFAVFLLRNFFAEIPKELLEAARLDGAGELRLFARVVMPLGGPAIASLGIFQFLWVWNDMLVALIFTDSGSQPITVALQTQVRQFGNNIDVLAPGAFISMVIPLAVFFAFQRQFVSGVMAGAVK; from the coding sequence ATGACGGCACGGTCCGAGGCGGTCGCGAAGGCGGCCGTCCCCAGCGCGGCGGTCCCGGCGCGGCGGTCGTCGCTGGGCGCGCGGCTCGCGCAGGGCGTCAGCGGCGGTCTGGTACGCGTGTTCCTCGTCGTCGTCGGCCTGTTCTGGCTGGTGCCGACGTTCGGGCTGCTGCTGTCCTCGCTGCGCACCCCGCGGGACATGGCGGCGAGCGGCTGGTGGGAGGTGTTCACCGAGCCCGCCCAGCTCACCTTCGCAAGCTACGAGCAGTTGCTGGAGAACGGCGACATCACCGGCTCGCTCGTCAACACCGTGCTGATCACGGTTCCGGCGACCGTGCTCGTCGTCGTCATCGGCTCCCTCGCGGGTTACGCGTTCGCGTGGATGGAGTTCCCCGGCCGCGACTGGTGGTTCCTCGCCGTGGTGGGGCTGCTGGTGGTGCCGGTGCAGGTGGCGCTCATCCCGATCGCCGAACTCTTCGGCGAGATCGGCCTGTTCGGCTCGATCATCGGGGTGATCCTGTTCCACGTCGGTTTCGGCCTGCCGTTCGCGGTGTTCCTGCTGCGGAACTTCTTCGCGGAGATCCCGAAGGAGCTGCTGGAGGCGGCGCGGCTGGACGGCGCGGGCGAACTGCGCCTGTTCGCCCGGGTGGTCATGCCGCTGGGCGGCCCGGCCATCGCGAGCCTGGGCATCTTCCAGTTCCTGTGGGTGTGGAACGACATGCTGGTCGCGCTGATCTTCACCGACTCGGGGAGCCAGCCGATCACGGTCGCGTTGCAGACCCAGGTGCGGCAGTTCGGCAACAACATCGACGTGCTGGCGCCGGGGGCGTTCATCTCGATGGTGATCCCGCTGGCGGTGTTCTTCGCCTTCCAGCGGCAGTTCGTCTCCGGCGTGATGGCGGGCGCCGTCAAGTAG